The Xyrauchen texanus isolate HMW12.3.18 chromosome 28, RBS_HiC_50CHRs, whole genome shotgun sequence genome has a segment encoding these proteins:
- the LOC127621748 gene encoding polyisoprenoid diphosphate/phosphate phosphohydrolase PLPP6-like, which yields MPSPKARSSSGRSGSVPCTGGGNGRYEFSSLSRTTPPNLLQKQGSDPTSARLRASESPNRRRGSGSSTSSTGGQQLPEEDCMKLNPSFIGIALSSLLAIDLWLSKRLGVCACEDSSWGSVRPLMKLIEISGHGILWLAGAAYCLYKSDSAAGQEVMLNLIMALVLDLVLVGVVKAVVRRRRPTHNRMDMFATFSVDRYSFPSGHATRSAMCARFLLAHLVLAAPLRVLVLLWATVVGFSRVLLGRHNVTDVAFGFLMGYWQYNLVEMLWLSPVMFQSVFGQLD from the exons ATGCCTTCTCCAAAAGCGCGGAGCAGCTCTGGGCGCAGCGGCAGTGTTCCGTGTACCGGTGGTGGAAACGGGCGCTATGAGTTCAGTTCACTGAGCCGAACAACCCCCCCGAACCTGCTACAGAAACAGGGCTCTGATCCCACATCAGCGCGGCTCCGAGCCTCCGAGAGCCCCAACCGACGCCGCGGCTCGGGTTCGTCCACCTCTTCCACCGGCGGGCAGCAGTTACCGGAGGAAGACTGCATGAAATTAAATCCGTCTTTCATCGGGATAGCGCTCAGCTCTCTTCTGGCGATCGACCTGTGGCTGTCGAAGCGGCTTGGTGTATGCGCCTGTGAGGACTCGTCCTGGGGCAGCGTGCGACCGCTTATGAAGCTCATCGAGATCTCCGGGCACGGGATTCTGTGGTTGGCCGGTGCAGCGTACTGCCTGTATAAAAGCGACAGTGCCGCCGGTCAGGAGGTCATGCTGAACCTGATCATGG CCTTGGTATTGGACCTTGTGCTGGttggcgtggtgaaggctgttgtGCGGCGTCGACGTCCAACCCATAATCGCATGGATATGTTTGCCACATTTTCTGTGGACCGCTATTCCTTTCCATCAGGCCATGCTACACGTTCCGCAATGTGTGCCCGCTTCCTATTGGCCCATCTGGTACTGGCGGCCCCACTCCGTGTGCTCGTCCTGCTCTGGGCCACTGTTGTTGGTTTTTCTAGGGTTCTCCTTGGACGCCATAATGTGACAGATGTTGCGTTTGGTTTCCTCATGGGCTACTGGCAATATAATTTGGTTGAGATGCTCTGGCTGTCCCCAGTCATGTTTCAAAGTGTGTTTGGACAGCTTGACTGA